TCCTTTTTTGCGAAGCGTTTGAATGGTCCAGCCACTCGCCACTGTACCTGCCATGCCGCAGCCGAGAATGAGTGAATCCCAAATTCCCGGAACGATTTGTTGATAGACAAGTGCACCTACGACTACACCAACGCCGATCACAACTGGAAACCATGTTGTTTTCAAAATCATGTTTAAAATAAACCCAATGCCAAACCCTAGCACGGAGAACAAAACAATAGATACCATAAATTGCATCAAGTTCATCGACGAAAAAGA
This genomic stretch from Brevibacillus brevis harbors:
- a CDS encoding YuiB family protein, which encodes MNLMQFMVSIVLFSVLGFGIGFILNMILKTTWFPVVIGVGVVVGALVYQQIVPGIWDSLILGCGMAGTVASGWTIQTLRKKGYRMF